One segment of Plasmodium gaboni strain SY75 chromosome 3, whole genome shotgun sequence DNA contains the following:
- a CDS encoding EH domain-containing protein, with the protein MRKLLYRTEEETVVYDNVLEGLYSLYKTYILDLEKEFMYYHFYKPLLTSGDFLSKPMILLLGQYSTGKTTFIKHLIEKEYCGMRIGPEPTTDKFVAVMYNEKEQLIPGNALVSDITKPFSQLESFGNSFLSKLECSNTTSEVLKSVTIIDTPGVLSGIKQISRGYDFEKVIYWFAQRVDLILLIFDAHKLDISDEFRRCIQAIKGQDSKIRIILNKADTINTQQLMRVYGSLMWSLGIVINTPEVNRVYIGSFWDKKLMHDENRTIFEEEASDLYKEISKIPRNSTMVRLNDFIKRCRTLKVHIYLLTHLRKKLPFFKKFLNKRKIVNSLEKIYEEVSKDYNLPLGDFPPVQFMKEKLLDMDWLKIPKLETKKIDRINKVLNTHIPQLLEMIPKESVTVEVSRFENQEGTIVENKLTPFLELTSGEIPLWVKQKYLLSPIDTSKYSDDFYKLGPNDFGKLSGEQVKQDLIKSKLPSAVLHKIWNLADITEDGYLDLFEYSLARHFIEMKIEGFDLPAKVPKDIIK; encoded by the coding sequence ATGAGGAAGCTTTTATACAGAACGGAGGAAGAGACAGTGGTATATGACAATGTGTTGGAAGGTCTgtattctttatataaaaccTATATATTAGATTTAGAAAAGGAATTTAtgtattatcatttttataaaccTTTATTAACAAGTGGTGATTTTTTATCAAAGCctatgatattattattaggTCAATATTCAACAGGTAAAACGACATTTATTAAACATTTAATTGAAAAAGAATATTGTGGTATGAGAATAGGTCCTGAACCTACTACTGATAAATTTGTAGCTGTTATGTATAATGAGAAAGAACAATTAATACCAGGTAATGCTTTAGTAAGTGATATAACTAAACCCTTTTCACAACTAGAAAGTTTTGGTAATAGTTTTTTATCTAAATTAGAATGTTCTAATACAACTAGCGAAGTATTAAAATCTGTAACCATTATTGATACACCAGGTGTTTTAAGTGgtataaaacaaataagTCGCGGTTATGATTTTgaaaaagtaatatattGGTTTGCACAACGAGTtgatttaatattattaatttttgaTGCTCATAAATTAGATATATCGGATGAATTTAGAAGATGTATACAAGCCATAAAAGGACAAGATTCGAAAATTCgtataatattaaataaagCAGATACAATAAATACTCAACAATTAATGAGGGTTTATGGTTCATTAATGTGGTCTTTAGGTATTGTTATAAATACACCAGAAGTTAATAGAGTTTATATTGGATCTTTTTGGgataaaaaattaatgcATGATGAAAATAGAACTATATTTGAAGAAGAAGCATCTGATTTGTATAAAGAAATTTCTAAAATTCCTAGAAATTCTACAATGGTTAGATTAAATgattttattaaaagatgTAGAACTTTAAAAgttcatatttatttattaacacatttaagaaaaaaattaccattttttaaaaaattcctaaataaaagaaaaattgTCAATTctttagaaaaaatatatgagGAAGTTTCTAAAGATTATAATTTACCACTGGGAGATTTCCCTCCTGTACAATTtatgaaagaaaaattattagaTATGGATTGGTTGAAAATTCCTAAATTAGAAACTAAAAAAATTGATAGGATAAATAAAGTTTTAAATACACATATACCACAATTATTAGAAATGATTCCAAAAGAATCTGTTACTGTCGAAGTATCAAGATTTGAAAATCAAGAAGGTACTATTGTTGAAAATAAACTAACACCATTCTTAGAGTTAACATCAGGAGAAATACCCTTATGGgtaaaacaaaaatatttattaagCCCAATTGATACTTCAAAATATTCTGatgatttttataaacTTGGTCCAAATGATTTTGGAAAATTATCAGGAGAACAAGTTAAACAAGATCtaataaaaagtaaatTACCAAGTGCCGTTCTACATAAAATTTGGAATCTAGCAGATATAACAGAAGATGGATATCTCGATCTCTTTGAATATTCCTTAGCTAGACATTTCATAGAAATGAAAATTGAGGGGTTCGACTTACCTGCCAAGGTACCCaaagatattattaaataa
- a CDS encoding hypothetical protein (conserved Plasmodium protein, unknown function): MLKFSKHVSHKINTPYRFMPYNINNITNNLYFIFLYRFIPYKNKHIYNKCNLYIIDFKQFHVLQDYIAEKETSTGDKSINYQEKKKKKKKQIGYNHNKDNVNNNNNNNNNNNNNNNNNNNNNNNKHYDYNKEGQNIVINTHYTSSYYKQNKFINNIFINNDVFSSLQNIFLLINKINKNFLQTLQSKFDGNEKEIITKNVVHINKHPFVLHILLKNYNVNINIYKEIDILLASDYFSHLSNNINNLDFFSLVSLFHIYIPKKKKKNYTIVKNDIYNSNNSYDEIIKDRQENIHGEEEKEQQDLNIIPFLDIIKNCILKNICVHINHLMTNNNNNNNNNNNENKDNPINVNYKQKKVTFHDIYKEVINILYIIKDDDIKNHINYIHVILNTLYKNINKHIHQYNYTFSIKLLRYINSILSFYMNHSYISKEQKTQEEKNNSKYFSSLIDNNFFYIQKENFSFNYVLKNYKILYNWDMYNTTNLNNHINHDKNNERYNNNENTTIYIEDLNNLQNYNLKKKVPYKTNPDNYDISFVSNNIEHNNILNDNDVTWNNNSSYNYHHPDVYKKQDDEMRTLHIIKNSPNEYNLISTDIESYKYLINFSIELLYIVVKKIKYVQHTNTFSDEEIILEIINRLIHIHHINNTDINNMINEKSLFLKNIPKNNIIQSEYNNNSIYFFLFLDFIFNTLKKKYIYISHNDNNMDKIITQYYYKNEIFFKILSLLSNIRYLLTCNKIQPKKNMHPLTHNNTISENDKIHVAHQKIIEVTTNEKKKICISKINENIYQLTNDIILFYIEYTNKMNNHENKNDDNYKYNHYYKKDRFSYNNTINIQFYLSYLFNDVYLQNNYAMRKIIFSYFLNNYKYIFSYPLLDYNITYLQYITIYNFLKLFKNEINEPSEEYDNVVKIFIRLFDNNTYQQIGMQQNIINTTNIYIQNDIKYYIHNLYKICYFFILSKKLITNVEFINQINPIFYLTFYMINQWIQKERRGKKKKKKLSVSGHHFTQLINKCMNKIIIIFVIHKYLQIFKTEDAIKYLSTFIYATHDLISKENKRKLLLYVLPFMKEKKHQNVVIPLIYLLRNGELAKNNEVKLEKYQTEKINESKNILYQNDRSATYDKYNEQTVEDYNKNDTIHDPSNLQVQTNINKKNKEEKQIYVNYNNDSNKCDIKNASKINHNPIDISINEIINHLEENENIKLSNDQLQKILKEHMNQMNIIKQENMLLKNKLNYIVLNFEHFISSYIDNIISNKNSHVLYKKTNISINTDNINKETKKEIIKETFKETNKEIIKETFKETNKEIIKETFKETNQKEQQEYIHLYNKTYHQENNQETKLSIKFNYQQMHVKNEYYNTLKKYQTNQSFKINNILINMYMYNPYICAKKNKNIFLSKNKKHKKIIILPYDTYKNIKKILTYDDHNEKIKIFKCLQNVIYLFYDRFKALFEKIN, translated from the coding sequence ATGCTAAAATTTTCAAAACATGTCAgtcataaaataaataccCCATATAGGTTTATGccatataatataaataatattacaaaCAACTTATactttattttcttatacAGATTTATACCTTATAAGaacaaacatatatataacaaatgtaatctttatattatagATTTTAAACAATTCCATGTACTTCAAGATTATATAGCAGAGAAGGAAACAAGTACCGGAGATAAATCAATAAATTatcaagaaaaaaaaaaaaaaaaaaaaaaacaaatagGATACAACCATAATAAGGataatgttaataataataataataataacaacaacaataataataacaacaataataataataacaataataataacaaacattatgattataataagGAGGGACAAAATATTGTAATTAATACACATTACACATCCTCTTATTATAAACAAAacaaatttattaataatatattcataaataaTGATGTATTCTCATCcttacaaaatatatttttattaataaataagataaataaaaactTTCTTCAAACATTACAATCAAAATTTGATggaaatgaaaaagaaattataacTAAAAACGttgttcatattaataaacaTCCATTTGTATTAcacattttattaaaaaactataatgtaaatataaatatatataaagaaatagatatattattagcTAGCGACTATTTTAGTCATTTatctaataatattaacaaCTTGGACTTTTTTTCTTTAGTATCCTTATTTCACATATACATAcccaaaaaaaaaaaaaaaaattatactatagtaaaaaatgatatatacaatagtaataatagtTATGACGagataataaaagataGACAAGAAAATATTCATGGAGAAGAGGAAAAAGAACAACAAgatttaaatattataccCTTTCttgatataataaaaaattgcatattaaaaaatatatgtgttCATATAAACCACCTAATgacaaataataataataataataataataataataatgaaaataaagataacCCTATCAATGTGAATTATAAACAAAAGAAAGTTACCTTTCatgatatttataaagaagtcataaatattctatatattataaaagatgatgatataaaaaatcaTATTAATTACATACATGTTATACTTAAcacattatataaaaatataaataaacatattcatcaatataattatacattttCAATTAAATTACttagatatataaatagtaTTCTATCTTTTTACATGAACCATTCTTATATATCAAAGGAACAAAAGACacaagaagaaaaaaataactcaaaatatttttcatctctaatagataataatttcttttatatacaaaaagaaaatttcTCTTTCAATTATGTCcttaaaaattataaaatattatataactGGGACATGTATAATACAACAAATTTAAATAACCATATTAACCATGATAAGAATAATGAGAGGTATAACAATAATGAAAATActactatatatatagaagaTCTTAATAACCtacaaaattataatttaaaaaagaaagtaCCATATAAAACAAATCCAGACAATTATGATATATCCTTTGtatctaataatatagaacataataatatattaaatgataatgatgTAACATGGAATAATAACtcttcatataattatcatcatcctgatgtttataaaaaacaaGATGATGAAATGAGAACtttacatattattaagaatagtccaaatgaatataatttaatttcAACAGATATAGAAAGTTATAAATATCTAATAAATTTTTCtattgaattattatatattgttgTAAAAAAGATTAAATATGTACAACATACAAATACTTTTTCAGACgaagaaataatattagaaataattaatagattaattcatattcatcatataaataatacagatataaataatatgataaatgaaaaatcgttatttttaaaaaatattccaaaaaataatataattcaatctgaatataataataattcgatatacttttttctttttttagattttattttcaatactttaaaaaaaaaatatatatatatatctcataatgataataacatggacaaaataattacacaatattactataaaaatgaaattttttttaaaattcTCTCATTACTTAGTAATATCAGATACTTATTAACatgtaataaaatacaaccaaaaaaaaatatgcaTCCTCTGACTCATAATAATACTATAAGTGAAAATGATAAGATACATGTAGCTcatcaaaaaataatagaaGTCACtacaaatgaaaaaaagaaaatatgtattagtaaaataaatgagaatatatatcaactaacaaatgatataattttattttatatcgAATATACgaacaaaatgaataatcatgagaataaaaatgatgataattataaatataatcattattataaaaaagatagattttcttataacaatactataaatatacaattttatttatcataCTTATTTAATGATGTGTATcttcaaaataattatgccatgagaaaaattatcttttcatactttttaaacaattataaatatatattttcatatcCATTATTagattataatataacatatttacaatatataactatttataattttcttaaattattcaaaaatgaaattaatGAACCATCAGAAGAGTATGATAATGTTGtgaaaatttttattcgcttatttgataataatacatatcAACAAATTGGAATGcaacaaaatattattaacacaacaaatatttatatacaaaatgatataaaatattatatacataatttatataaaatatgctatttttttattttatccaaaaaattaattacAAATGTAGAATTTATTAATCAAATCAATCCtatcttttatttaactttttatatgatcAATCAATGGATACAAAAAGAAAGAaggggaaaaaaaaaaaaaaaaaaactatCCGTTTCAGGTCATCATTTTACacaattaataaataaatgtatgaacaaaataattatcatatttgTTATACACAAATATTTGCAAATATTTAAAACAGAAGATGctataaaatatttatcaaCTTTTATTTATGCCACACATGATTTAATAAgtaaagaaaataaaagaaaattattacTTTATGTTCTTCCTTttatgaaagaaaaaaaacacCAAAATGTGGTAATTCCTTTGATATATCTTTTAAGAAATGGTGAGCTAGCCAAAAACAATGAAGTAAAGCTAGAAAAATATCAGAcagaaaaaataaatgaatcaaaaaatatactaTATCAAAATGATAGAAGTGCAACATATGACAAATATAATGAACAAACTGTTGAggattataataaaaatgatacCATCCATGATCCATCAAACTTACAGGTacaaacaaatataaataaaaaaaataaagaagaaaaacaaatatatgtGAACTATAATAATGATTCAAACAAATGTGATATCAAAAATGCAAGCAAAATAAATCATAACCCAATTGATATAAGcataaatgaaataataaaccatttggaagaaaatgaaaatattaaattaagTAATGACcaattacaaaaaatattaaaagaacatatgaatcaaatgaatataataaaacaagaaaatatgttattaaaaaacaaattaaattatattgtattaaattttgaacattttatttcttcatatattgataatattatatcaaataaaaattcaCACGTCCTATATAAAAAGACAAACATTTCTATAAACACTGACaacataaataaagaaacaaaaaaagaaataattaaaGAAACATTCAAAGAAACAAACaaagaaataattaaaGAAACATTCAAAGAAACAAACAAGGAAATAATTAAAGAAACATTCAAAGAAACAAATCAAAAAGAACAACAAGAATATATTCatctatataataaaacatatcATCAAGAAAACAATCAGGAAACCAAATTAAGcataaaatttaattatcAACAAATGCATgttaaaaatgaatattataacacacttaaaaaatatcaaaCTAATCAATCATtcaaaattaataatattttaataaatatgtatatgtataacccttatatatgtgcaaaaaaaaataaaaatatttttctatctaaaaataaaaaacataaaaaaattattattcttcCTTATGAtacttataaaaatattaaaaaaatacttACATATGATGATCATAAcgaaaaaattaaaattttcaaGTGTCTTCAAAATgtaatttatttgttttacGATAGATTTAAAGcattatttgaaaaaataaattaa
- a CDS encoding circumsporozoite (CS) protein — MRNLAILSVSSFLFVEALFQEYQCYGSSSNTRVLNELNYDNAGTNLYNELEMNYYGKQENRYSLKNSSRLLGENDDADNDDEKVVDGEDKEEPKDDEKENDEGKRKLKKEKNNKLRQPAGNDNADPNADPNANPNANPNANPNANPNANPNANPNANPNKNNQANSKDQIGNRDENANANNDGRNNNNEEPSDNNIEDYIKKIHNSLSTEWSPCSVTCGNGIQVRIKPGSAGKPKDQLDFENDLEKKICKMEKCSSVFNVVNSSIGLIMVLSFLFLN; from the coding sequence ATGAGAAACTTAGCTATTTTATCAGTTTCCtcctttttatttgttGAGGCTTTATTCCAGGAATACCAGTGCTATGGAAGTTCTTCAAACACAAGGGTTCTTAATGAAttaaattatgataatgCAGGTacaaatttatataatgaattagaaatgaattattatgGAAAACAGGAAAATAGGTATAGCCTTAAAAATAGTAGTAGATTACTTGGAGAAAATGATGATGCAGATAACGATGATGAAAAGGTAGTTGATGGTGAAGATAAAGAAGAACCTAAGgatgatgaaaaagaaaatgatgaagggaaaagaaaattaaaaaaagaaaaaaataataagttAAGACAACCAGCAGGGAATGATAATGCAGATCCTAATGCAGATCCTAATGCAAACCCAAATGCAAACCCAAATGCAAATCCTAATGCAAACCCAAATGCAAATCCTAATGCAAACCCAAATGCAAATCCTAATAAAAACAATCAAGCTAATTCAAAAGATCAAATAGGAAATAGAGATGAAAACGCTAATGCCAACAATGATGgaagaaataataataacgAAGAACCATCTGATAACAACATAGaagattatataaagaaaatacaCAATTCTCTTTCAACTGAATGGTCTCCATGTAGTGTAACTTGTGGAAATGGTATACAAGTTAGAATAAAGCCTGGTTCTGCTGGTAAACCTAAAGACCAATTAGACTTTGAAAATGACCttgaaaagaaaatttgTAAAATGGAAAAATGTTCCAGTGTGTTCAATGTTGTAAATAGTTCAATAGGATTAATAATGGTATTATCCTTCTTGTTCCTTAATTAG
- a CDS encoding putative inner membrane complex protein 1e gives MVKCNDSSQSKNCGYNFCNVNEEDRKEEGMLSQNDNENMYNPNDTHNNNYNNYYGNNYSVEKNMFSQNSMNQEKYENFVDCPPQNARILKPLIQEKIVEIMKPEIEEKIIEVPQVQYIEKLVEVPHVILQEKLIHIPKPVIHERIKKCSKTIFQEKIVEVPQIKVVDKIVEVPQYVYQEKIIEVPKIMVQERIIPVPKKIVKEKIVEIPQIELKNIDIEKVQEIPEYIPEVVQKDIPYTQIVDRPYHVEKIVEVPHVQHIYRNIVSPQYRHIPKPVEIPMAHYRTFPVEKIVDRNVPVPVELQIVQEFLCPKIEARYKEIPVPVHVQRIIEHPIPKDAMNNPHLLPLYYQEDNNIDMSSNKKNNIEQNKNKNCFIFNLNRNYSRNSSHASPSVELLLHNDKSQKQFYNNHNNKKTSIISNSNNFNNYNQNAPLNQFNPNDNINNMDNIIHHNNIPSNVNFKHFHDNVITHNKINNNMPYENNTVLKNNYSVNIPQTYTTKDFANNIYSSPSPVLSSSHTEHA, from the coding sequence ATGGTCAAGTGTAATGATTCCAGCCAGAGCAAAAATTGCGGGTACAATTTTTGCAACGTGAATGAAGAAGACAGAAAAGAAGAAGGGATGTTGTCACAGAACGATAACgaaaatatgtataatcCAAATGATActcataataataattataataattattatggtaataattattctgttgaaaaaaatatgttcTCACAAAATAGTATGAACCAAGAAAAGTACGAAAATTTTGTAGATTGTCCTCCCCAAAATGCCCGTATCTTAAAACCACTAATACAAGAAAAAATTGTGGAAATTATGAAACCAGAaattgaagaaaaaattattgaaGTTCCACAAGTACAATATATAGAAAAGTTAGTTGAAGTACCTCATGTTATATTACAAGAAAAGTTAATACATATACCTAAACCTGTGATACATgaaagaataaaaaaatgttcaAAAACCATATTTCAAGAAAAGATTGTAGAGGTACCACAAATTAAAGTAGTAGATAAAATTGTTGAAGTACCACAATATGTATAtcaagaaaaaataatagaaGTACCAAAAATTATGGTACAAGAAAGAATTATACCTGttccaaaaaaaattgttaaagaaaaaattgTAGAAATACCACAAATcgaattaaaaaatattgatataGAAAAAGTACAAGAAATACCAGAATATATACCAGAAGTAGTACAAAAAGATATACCATATACTCAAATTGTAGATAGACCTTATCATGTTGAAAAAATTGTTGAAGTACCACATGtacaacatatatatagaaatattgTTTCACCACAATATAGACATATACCAAAACCAGTAGAAATACCTATGGCACATTATAGAACATTTCCTGTAGAAAAAATAGTTGATAGAAATGTACCTGTCCCTGTAGAATTACAAATAGTTCAAGAATTCTTATGCCCTAAAATAGAAGCAAGATATAAAGAAATACCTGTACCTGTTCATGTTCAACGAATTATAGAACATCCTATACCAAAAGATGCTATGAATAACCCACACCTATTAccattatattatcaagaagataataatatagacatgtcatcaaataaaaaaaacaatatcgaacaaaataaaaataaaaattgCTTTATTTTTAATCTTAATAGAAATTATTCCAGAAATTCTAGTCATGCAAGTCCATCTgttgaattattattacataatgataaaagccaaaaacaattttataataaccataataataaaaaaactTCTATCATAAGtaattcaaataattttaataacTATAATCAAAATGCTCCTCTCAATCAATTTAATCCTAAcgataatataaataatatggacaatataatacatcataataatataccTTCAAATGTAAATTTCAAACATTTTCATGATAATGTTATAACACATaacaaaattaataataatatgccttatgaaaataacacagttctaaaaaataattattctGTAAACATCCCACAAACATATACAACAAAAGATTTCgcaaataatatttattccTCACCTTCTCCTGTCCTCTCATCATCCCACACTGAGCATgcataa
- a CDS encoding 1-cys-glutaredoxin-like protein-1, whose protein sequence is MLIKNKYGIFFSLSKNVIINSNRQLFSFKKVSKINFSNSLDDKNNGVTSEQPTHYSGTNEYKDFEKTEVYQTLKIKIKELLEQEKIVLFMKGTPEKPLCGYSANVVHILNSMNVKDYVYIDVMKNNNLREAIKIYSNWPYIPNLYVNNNFIGGYDIISDLYNKGELENIIK, encoded by the exons atgttaataaaaaacaaatatggaattttcttttccttaagtaaaaatgtaataataaatagtaataggcaattattttcttttaaaaaagtaTCAAAAATTAACTTTAGCAATTCTCTggatgataaaaataacgGAGTTACATCTGAACAACCGACACATTATAGTGGTacaaatgaatataaagATTTTGAAAAAACAGAAGTATATCAG accttaaaaataaaaattaaagaacTACTTGAACAAGAGAAGATAGTTCTCTTTATGAAAGGGACACCGGAAAAGCCCTTATGTGGATATAGTGCAAat GTAGTCCATATACTCAATAGTATGAATGTGAAAGATTATGTATACATTGATGTAATGAAAAATAACAACTTACGTGAAGCTATAAAGATTTATAGTAATTGGCCATATATACCcaatttatatgtaaataataatttcataggaggatatgatataatttcagatttatataataaaggAGAGTTGGAAAacattataaaataa
- a CDS encoding 60S ribosomal protein L44 (transcript variant 1; alternatively spliced): MVNVPKTRKTYCSNKCKKHTMHKVSQYKKGKERLSSLGRRRYDMKQKGFGGQTKPVFKKKAKTTKKIVLKLECTKCKKKRFQTMKRCKTFEMGADKKKKGGAVY, from the exons atggTGAATGTTCCAAAAACAAGAAAAACATACTGTAGCAACAAATGTAAAAAACATACAATGCATAAAGTCAGtcaatataaaaaaggaaaagaaAGATTATCATCATTAGGAAGAAGAAGATATGACATGAAACAAAAAGGTTTTGGAGGTCAAACAAAACCAGTTTTTAAGAAGAAAGCTAAAACTACTAAAAAAATTGTTCTTAAATTA GAATGTACCAAAtgtaagaaaaaaagatttCAAACCATGAAAAGATGTAAAACTTTTGAAATGGGAGCTGATAAGAAAAAGAAGGGAGGAGCAGTATATTGA